A single Entelurus aequoreus isolate RoL-2023_Sb linkage group LG11, RoL_Eaeq_v1.1, whole genome shotgun sequence DNA region contains:
- the LOC133660545 gene encoding uncharacterized protein LOC133660545 isoform X3, with protein sequence MVPVLKAPSRSLVSALGVFIALQTAQILVGVFNIGLGPGRTSTSPADLSSLGAAYWLGAVFILTGILSILAGQFSSPCLRFFAALMNLVGVVFAVVALVLYAMDVENASVLWMCGGGLEDDNCRLAARFAQRLLTLLDGTLMVFAVLQLCINARLSTMVIRAWTTMVIRAWTTMVLRAWTSRAKRNQPLVVLGLCSV encoded by the exons GTGTTCATTGCCTTACAGACGGCACAGATCCTGGTGGGCGTGTTCAACATTGGTTTGGGGCCTGGAAGAACCAGTACCAGCCCCGCCGATCTGAGCAGTTTGGGCGCCGCCTACTGGCTGGGTGCTGTG TTCATCTTAACGGGGATCCTGTCCATCTTGGCGGGACAGTTCTCCTCGCCCTGCCTG AGGTTCTTCGCAGCCTTGATGAACCTGGTTGGTGTTGTATTCGCCGTGGTCGCCTTGGTGCTCTACGCCATGGACGTGGAAAATGCGTCTGTCCTCTGGATGTGTGGAGGAGGACTTGAGGACGACAACTGCAGGCTGGCGGCTCGCTTTGCTCAG AGGTTGCTGACCTTGCTGGACGGGACATTGATGGTCTTCGCTGTTCTTCAGCTGTGCATCAATGCCAGGCTGTCCACCATGGTCATCAGGGCTTGGACCACCATGGTCATCAGAGCTTGGACCACCATGGTCCTCAGGGCTTGGACCAGCAGGGCGAAGAGGAACCAACCTTTGGTAGTCCTGGGATTGTGTTCAGTCTAG